A single Struthio camelus isolate bStrCam1 chromosome 8, bStrCam1.hap1, whole genome shotgun sequence DNA region contains:
- the UROD gene encoding uroporphyrinogen decarboxylase isoform X1 translates to MAAPAGRGGGGTERRARRRRMEGSERLVPKGFPKLKNDTFLRAARGEETEYTPVWCMRQAGRYLPEFRETRAAQDFFATCQSPKVCCELTLQPLRRFPLDAAIIFSDILVVPQALGMEVVMTPGKGPTFPEPLKEVEDLLKLRQKVDVTAELGYVFQAITLTRHSLEGKVPLIGFSGAPWTLMSYMIEGGGSSTMAKAKSWLYRHPDASHRLLRLLADVITDYLVGQVAAGAQALQLFESHAGHLGPEQFQDFALPYIRDIAQGVKSKLKAEALPLVPMIVFAKDAHYALGDLAHAGYEVVGLDWTIRPQEARAQIGKDITLQGNMDPCALYAPKEKIGELVKKMLEGFGTQRYIANLGHGLYPDMSPEHVGAFVEAVHAHSRHMNKHS, encoded by the exons atggcggcgcccgcggggcggggcgggggcgggacgGAGCGGAGAGCGCGGCGCCGGAGGATGGAGGGCAGCGAGCGGCTGGT CCCCAAGGGCTTCCCCAAGCTGAAGAATGACACATTTCTGCGAGCAGCCCGTGGTGAGGAGACAGAGTACACGCCAGTGTGGTGCATGCGGCAGGCAGGGCGCTACCTGCCTG AGTTTCGGGAGACCCGGGCTGCGCAGGATTTCTTCGCCACCTGCCAGAGTCCCAAGGTGTGCTGTGAGCTGACGCTGCAG CCACTCAGACGATTCCCCTTGGATGCTGCTATTATCTTCTCCGATATCCTGGTGGTGCCCcag GCACTAGGCATGGAAGTTGTCATGACACCTGGCAAAGGACCCACCTTCCCAGAGCCCCTGAAGGAGGTGGAGGATCTGCTGAAACTGCGGCAGAAGGTGGATGTGACCGCGGAGCTGGGTTATGTCTTCCAGGCCATCACACTGACGCGGCACAGCCTGGAGGGCAAGGTGCCCCTTATCGGCTTCTCTGGGGCACCT TGGACGCTCATGTCCTACATGATTGAAGGTGGCGGCTCCTCTACGATGGCCAAGGCCAAGAGCTGGCTCTATCGTCACCCTGATGCGAGCCACCGACTGCTGCGGCTGCTCGCTGACGTCATCACTGACTACCTGGTGGGGCAGGTGGCTGCTGGAGCGCAG GCGCTCCAACTGTTTGAATCCCACGCGGGGCATCTGGGCCCAGAGCAGTTCCAGGACTTCGCCCTGCCCTACATCCGAGACATTGCCCAGGGCGTGAAGAGCAAGCTGAAGGCTGAGGCGCTACCCCTGGTGCCCATG ATTGTCTTTGCGAAGGACGCGCACTACGCGCTGGGGGACCTGGCCCATGCCGGCTACGAGGTGGTCGGTCTCGACTGGACCATCCGGCCGCAGGAAGCTCG TGCACAGATAGGCAAAGACATCACCCTGCAAGGGAACATGGACCCCTGCGCCCTCTATGCACCCAAG GAGAAGATTGGGGAGCTGGTGAAGAAGATGCTGGAGGGTTTCGGGACCCAACGCTACATCGCCAACCTGGGCCATGGCCTTTACCCTGACATGAGCCCTGAGCATGTGGGGGCCTTCGTGGAGGCTGTGCATGCCCACTCCCGCCACATGAACAAGCACAGCTGA
- the UROD gene encoding uroporphyrinogen decarboxylase isoform X3 produces the protein MAAPAGRGGGGTERRARRRRMEGSERLVPKGFPKLKNDTFLRAARGEETEYTPVWCMRQAGRYLPEFRETRAAQDFFATCQSPKVCCELTLQPLRRFPLDAAIIFSDILVVPQALGMEVVMTPGKGPTFPEPLKEVEDLLKLRQKVDVTAELGYVFQAITLTRHSLEGKWTLMSYMIEGGGSSTMAKAKSWLYRHPDASHRLLRLLADVITDYLVGQVAAGAQALQLFESHAGHLGPEQFQDFALPYIRDIAQGVKSKLKAEALPLVPMIVFAKDAHYALGDLAHAGYEVVGLDWTIRPQEARAQIGKDITLQGNMDPCALYAPKEKIGELVKKMLEGFGTQRYIANLGHGLYPDMSPEHVGAFVEAVHAHSRHMNKHS, from the exons atggcggcgcccgcggggcggggcgggggcgggacgGAGCGGAGAGCGCGGCGCCGGAGGATGGAGGGCAGCGAGCGGCTGGT CCCCAAGGGCTTCCCCAAGCTGAAGAATGACACATTTCTGCGAGCAGCCCGTGGTGAGGAGACAGAGTACACGCCAGTGTGGTGCATGCGGCAGGCAGGGCGCTACCTGCCTG AGTTTCGGGAGACCCGGGCTGCGCAGGATTTCTTCGCCACCTGCCAGAGTCCCAAGGTGTGCTGTGAGCTGACGCTGCAG CCACTCAGACGATTCCCCTTGGATGCTGCTATTATCTTCTCCGATATCCTGGTGGTGCCCcag GCACTAGGCATGGAAGTTGTCATGACACCTGGCAAAGGACCCACCTTCCCAGAGCCCCTGAAGGAGGTGGAGGATCTGCTGAAACTGCGGCAGAAGGTGGATGTGACCGCGGAGCTGGGTTATGTCTTCCAGGCCATCACACTGACGCGGCACAGCCTGGAGGGCAAG TGGACGCTCATGTCCTACATGATTGAAGGTGGCGGCTCCTCTACGATGGCCAAGGCCAAGAGCTGGCTCTATCGTCACCCTGATGCGAGCCACCGACTGCTGCGGCTGCTCGCTGACGTCATCACTGACTACCTGGTGGGGCAGGTGGCTGCTGGAGCGCAG GCGCTCCAACTGTTTGAATCCCACGCGGGGCATCTGGGCCCAGAGCAGTTCCAGGACTTCGCCCTGCCCTACATCCGAGACATTGCCCAGGGCGTGAAGAGCAAGCTGAAGGCTGAGGCGCTACCCCTGGTGCCCATG ATTGTCTTTGCGAAGGACGCGCACTACGCGCTGGGGGACCTGGCCCATGCCGGCTACGAGGTGGTCGGTCTCGACTGGACCATCCGGCCGCAGGAAGCTCG TGCACAGATAGGCAAAGACATCACCCTGCAAGGGAACATGGACCCCTGCGCCCTCTATGCACCCAAG GAGAAGATTGGGGAGCTGGTGAAGAAGATGCTGGAGGGTTTCGGGACCCAACGCTACATCGCCAACCTGGGCCATGGCCTTTACCCTGACATGAGCCCTGAGCATGTGGGGGCCTTCGTGGAGGCTGTGCATGCCCACTCCCGCCACATGAACAAGCACAGCTGA
- the UROD gene encoding uroporphyrinogen decarboxylase isoform X5, whose translation MAAPAGRGGGGTERRARRRRMEGSERLVPKGFPKLKNDTFLRAARGEETEYTPVWCMRQAGRYLPEFRETRAAQDFFATCQSPKVCCELTLQPLRRFPLDAAIIFSDILVVPQALGMEVVMTPGKGPTFPEPLKEVEDLLKLRQKWTLMSYMIEGGGSSTMAKAKSWLYRHPDASHRLLRLLADVITDYLVGQVAAGAQALQLFESHAGHLGPEQFQDFALPYIRDIAQGVKSKLKAEALPLVPMIVFAKDAHYALGDLAHAGYEVVGLDWTIRPQEARAQIGKDITLQGNMDPCALYAPKEKIGELVKKMLEGFGTQRYIANLGHGLYPDMSPEHVGAFVEAVHAHSRHMNKHS comes from the exons atggcggcgcccgcggggcggggcgggggcgggacgGAGCGGAGAGCGCGGCGCCGGAGGATGGAGGGCAGCGAGCGGCTGGT CCCCAAGGGCTTCCCCAAGCTGAAGAATGACACATTTCTGCGAGCAGCCCGTGGTGAGGAGACAGAGTACACGCCAGTGTGGTGCATGCGGCAGGCAGGGCGCTACCTGCCTG AGTTTCGGGAGACCCGGGCTGCGCAGGATTTCTTCGCCACCTGCCAGAGTCCCAAGGTGTGCTGTGAGCTGACGCTGCAG CCACTCAGACGATTCCCCTTGGATGCTGCTATTATCTTCTCCGATATCCTGGTGGTGCCCcag GCACTAGGCATGGAAGTTGTCATGACACCTGGCAAAGGACCCACCTTCCCAGAGCCCCTGAAGGAGGTGGAGGATCTGCTGAAACTGCGGCAGAAG TGGACGCTCATGTCCTACATGATTGAAGGTGGCGGCTCCTCTACGATGGCCAAGGCCAAGAGCTGGCTCTATCGTCACCCTGATGCGAGCCACCGACTGCTGCGGCTGCTCGCTGACGTCATCACTGACTACCTGGTGGGGCAGGTGGCTGCTGGAGCGCAG GCGCTCCAACTGTTTGAATCCCACGCGGGGCATCTGGGCCCAGAGCAGTTCCAGGACTTCGCCCTGCCCTACATCCGAGACATTGCCCAGGGCGTGAAGAGCAAGCTGAAGGCTGAGGCGCTACCCCTGGTGCCCATG ATTGTCTTTGCGAAGGACGCGCACTACGCGCTGGGGGACCTGGCCCATGCCGGCTACGAGGTGGTCGGTCTCGACTGGACCATCCGGCCGCAGGAAGCTCG TGCACAGATAGGCAAAGACATCACCCTGCAAGGGAACATGGACCCCTGCGCCCTCTATGCACCCAAG GAGAAGATTGGGGAGCTGGTGAAGAAGATGCTGGAGGGTTTCGGGACCCAACGCTACATCGCCAACCTGGGCCATGGCCTTTACCCTGACATGAGCCCTGAGCATGTGGGGGCCTTCGTGGAGGCTGTGCATGCCCACTCCCGCCACATGAACAAGCACAGCTGA
- the UROD gene encoding uroporphyrinogen decarboxylase isoform X2, with protein sequence MPFSPGSTKESLIAPCPAGKLSPKGFPKLKNDTFLRAARGEETEYTPVWCMRQAGRYLPEFRETRAAQDFFATCQSPKVCCELTLQPLRRFPLDAAIIFSDILVVPQALGMEVVMTPGKGPTFPEPLKEVEDLLKLRQKVDVTAELGYVFQAITLTRHSLEGKVPLIGFSGAPWTLMSYMIEGGGSSTMAKAKSWLYRHPDASHRLLRLLADVITDYLVGQVAAGAQALQLFESHAGHLGPEQFQDFALPYIRDIAQGVKSKLKAEALPLVPMIVFAKDAHYALGDLAHAGYEVVGLDWTIRPQEARAQIGKDITLQGNMDPCALYAPKEKIGELVKKMLEGFGTQRYIANLGHGLYPDMSPEHVGAFVEAVHAHSRHMNKHS encoded by the exons ATGCCCTTCAGCCCTGGCAGCACCAAGGAGTCTCTCATAGCCCCTTGTCctgctgggaaactgag CCCCAAGGGCTTCCCCAAGCTGAAGAATGACACATTTCTGCGAGCAGCCCGTGGTGAGGAGACAGAGTACACGCCAGTGTGGTGCATGCGGCAGGCAGGGCGCTACCTGCCTG AGTTTCGGGAGACCCGGGCTGCGCAGGATTTCTTCGCCACCTGCCAGAGTCCCAAGGTGTGCTGTGAGCTGACGCTGCAG CCACTCAGACGATTCCCCTTGGATGCTGCTATTATCTTCTCCGATATCCTGGTGGTGCCCcag GCACTAGGCATGGAAGTTGTCATGACACCTGGCAAAGGACCCACCTTCCCAGAGCCCCTGAAGGAGGTGGAGGATCTGCTGAAACTGCGGCAGAAGGTGGATGTGACCGCGGAGCTGGGTTATGTCTTCCAGGCCATCACACTGACGCGGCACAGCCTGGAGGGCAAGGTGCCCCTTATCGGCTTCTCTGGGGCACCT TGGACGCTCATGTCCTACATGATTGAAGGTGGCGGCTCCTCTACGATGGCCAAGGCCAAGAGCTGGCTCTATCGTCACCCTGATGCGAGCCACCGACTGCTGCGGCTGCTCGCTGACGTCATCACTGACTACCTGGTGGGGCAGGTGGCTGCTGGAGCGCAG GCGCTCCAACTGTTTGAATCCCACGCGGGGCATCTGGGCCCAGAGCAGTTCCAGGACTTCGCCCTGCCCTACATCCGAGACATTGCCCAGGGCGTGAAGAGCAAGCTGAAGGCTGAGGCGCTACCCCTGGTGCCCATG ATTGTCTTTGCGAAGGACGCGCACTACGCGCTGGGGGACCTGGCCCATGCCGGCTACGAGGTGGTCGGTCTCGACTGGACCATCCGGCCGCAGGAAGCTCG TGCACAGATAGGCAAAGACATCACCCTGCAAGGGAACATGGACCCCTGCGCCCTCTATGCACCCAAG GAGAAGATTGGGGAGCTGGTGAAGAAGATGCTGGAGGGTTTCGGGACCCAACGCTACATCGCCAACCTGGGCCATGGCCTTTACCCTGACATGAGCCCTGAGCATGTGGGGGCCTTCGTGGAGGCTGTGCATGCCCACTCCCGCCACATGAACAAGCACAGCTGA
- the UROD gene encoding uroporphyrinogen decarboxylase isoform X4, which produces MPFSPGSTKESLIAPCPAGKLSPKGFPKLKNDTFLRAARGEETEYTPVWCMRQAGRYLPEFRETRAAQDFFATCQSPKVCCELTLQPLRRFPLDAAIIFSDILVVPQALGMEVVMTPGKGPTFPEPLKEVEDLLKLRQKVDVTAELGYVFQAITLTRHSLEGKWTLMSYMIEGGGSSTMAKAKSWLYRHPDASHRLLRLLADVITDYLVGQVAAGAQALQLFESHAGHLGPEQFQDFALPYIRDIAQGVKSKLKAEALPLVPMIVFAKDAHYALGDLAHAGYEVVGLDWTIRPQEARAQIGKDITLQGNMDPCALYAPKEKIGELVKKMLEGFGTQRYIANLGHGLYPDMSPEHVGAFVEAVHAHSRHMNKHS; this is translated from the exons ATGCCCTTCAGCCCTGGCAGCACCAAGGAGTCTCTCATAGCCCCTTGTCctgctgggaaactgag CCCCAAGGGCTTCCCCAAGCTGAAGAATGACACATTTCTGCGAGCAGCCCGTGGTGAGGAGACAGAGTACACGCCAGTGTGGTGCATGCGGCAGGCAGGGCGCTACCTGCCTG AGTTTCGGGAGACCCGGGCTGCGCAGGATTTCTTCGCCACCTGCCAGAGTCCCAAGGTGTGCTGTGAGCTGACGCTGCAG CCACTCAGACGATTCCCCTTGGATGCTGCTATTATCTTCTCCGATATCCTGGTGGTGCCCcag GCACTAGGCATGGAAGTTGTCATGACACCTGGCAAAGGACCCACCTTCCCAGAGCCCCTGAAGGAGGTGGAGGATCTGCTGAAACTGCGGCAGAAGGTGGATGTGACCGCGGAGCTGGGTTATGTCTTCCAGGCCATCACACTGACGCGGCACAGCCTGGAGGGCAAG TGGACGCTCATGTCCTACATGATTGAAGGTGGCGGCTCCTCTACGATGGCCAAGGCCAAGAGCTGGCTCTATCGTCACCCTGATGCGAGCCACCGACTGCTGCGGCTGCTCGCTGACGTCATCACTGACTACCTGGTGGGGCAGGTGGCTGCTGGAGCGCAG GCGCTCCAACTGTTTGAATCCCACGCGGGGCATCTGGGCCCAGAGCAGTTCCAGGACTTCGCCCTGCCCTACATCCGAGACATTGCCCAGGGCGTGAAGAGCAAGCTGAAGGCTGAGGCGCTACCCCTGGTGCCCATG ATTGTCTTTGCGAAGGACGCGCACTACGCGCTGGGGGACCTGGCCCATGCCGGCTACGAGGTGGTCGGTCTCGACTGGACCATCCGGCCGCAGGAAGCTCG TGCACAGATAGGCAAAGACATCACCCTGCAAGGGAACATGGACCCCTGCGCCCTCTATGCACCCAAG GAGAAGATTGGGGAGCTGGTGAAGAAGATGCTGGAGGGTTTCGGGACCCAACGCTACATCGCCAACCTGGGCCATGGCCTTTACCCTGACATGAGCCCTGAGCATGTGGGGGCCTTCGTGGAGGCTGTGCATGCCCACTCCCGCCACATGAACAAGCACAGCTGA
- the UROD gene encoding uroporphyrinogen decarboxylase isoform X6 — MPFSPGSTKESLIAPCPAGKLSPKGFPKLKNDTFLRAARGEETEYTPVWCMRQAGRYLPEFRETRAAQDFFATCQSPKVCCELTLQPLRRFPLDAAIIFSDILVVPQALGMEVVMTPGKGPTFPEPLKEVEDLLKLRQKWTLMSYMIEGGGSSTMAKAKSWLYRHPDASHRLLRLLADVITDYLVGQVAAGAQALQLFESHAGHLGPEQFQDFALPYIRDIAQGVKSKLKAEALPLVPMIVFAKDAHYALGDLAHAGYEVVGLDWTIRPQEARAQIGKDITLQGNMDPCALYAPKEKIGELVKKMLEGFGTQRYIANLGHGLYPDMSPEHVGAFVEAVHAHSRHMNKHS; from the exons ATGCCCTTCAGCCCTGGCAGCACCAAGGAGTCTCTCATAGCCCCTTGTCctgctgggaaactgag CCCCAAGGGCTTCCCCAAGCTGAAGAATGACACATTTCTGCGAGCAGCCCGTGGTGAGGAGACAGAGTACACGCCAGTGTGGTGCATGCGGCAGGCAGGGCGCTACCTGCCTG AGTTTCGGGAGACCCGGGCTGCGCAGGATTTCTTCGCCACCTGCCAGAGTCCCAAGGTGTGCTGTGAGCTGACGCTGCAG CCACTCAGACGATTCCCCTTGGATGCTGCTATTATCTTCTCCGATATCCTGGTGGTGCCCcag GCACTAGGCATGGAAGTTGTCATGACACCTGGCAAAGGACCCACCTTCCCAGAGCCCCTGAAGGAGGTGGAGGATCTGCTGAAACTGCGGCAGAAG TGGACGCTCATGTCCTACATGATTGAAGGTGGCGGCTCCTCTACGATGGCCAAGGCCAAGAGCTGGCTCTATCGTCACCCTGATGCGAGCCACCGACTGCTGCGGCTGCTCGCTGACGTCATCACTGACTACCTGGTGGGGCAGGTGGCTGCTGGAGCGCAG GCGCTCCAACTGTTTGAATCCCACGCGGGGCATCTGGGCCCAGAGCAGTTCCAGGACTTCGCCCTGCCCTACATCCGAGACATTGCCCAGGGCGTGAAGAGCAAGCTGAAGGCTGAGGCGCTACCCCTGGTGCCCATG ATTGTCTTTGCGAAGGACGCGCACTACGCGCTGGGGGACCTGGCCCATGCCGGCTACGAGGTGGTCGGTCTCGACTGGACCATCCGGCCGCAGGAAGCTCG TGCACAGATAGGCAAAGACATCACCCTGCAAGGGAACATGGACCCCTGCGCCCTCTATGCACCCAAG GAGAAGATTGGGGAGCTGGTGAAGAAGATGCTGGAGGGTTTCGGGACCCAACGCTACATCGCCAACCTGGGCCATGGCCTTTACCCTGACATGAGCCCTGAGCATGTGGGGGCCTTCGTGGAGGCTGTGCATGCCCACTCCCGCCACATGAACAAGCACAGCTGA